A region from the Gemmatimonas sp. genome encodes:
- the uvrB gene encoding excinuclease ABC subunit UvrB gives MSAPFRLQSPFAPAGDQPRAIIELSEGLTRGDRFQTLLGVTGSGKTMTMANVIAQWGRPTLVLSHNKTLAAQLYGELKSFFPTNAVEYFISYYDYYQPEAYVPSSDTFIEKDASINEDIDRLRLRATSSLMERDDVVIVSTVSAIYGLGDPVSYRERMVALSRGQQIARDDILRALVGIQYLRNDVAFDRGTFRVRGDTVEIYPAYEEQAVRLELWGDEIERISKIDPLTGETISTLERMAIYPAKHFITNRPTIERASIAIREELAERLAELRTQGKLLEAQRLDQRTNFDLEMLAEIGTCAGIENYSRHISGRAAGERPACLLDYFPDDYLVVVDESHVSLPQIRGMYNGDRARKLTLVDYGFRLPSALDNRPLVFDEFIQLVPRLVNVSATPGELELQLSEGVVVEQVIRPTGLLDPVLEIRPVKGQVDDLLHEIRIRERKGERVLVTTLTKRMSEDLTDYLQQVGVRVRYMHSDIDAIERMEIVRGLRLGEFDVLIGINLLREGLDMPEVSLVAILDADQEGFLRSDRSLIQTIGRAARHLNGMAILYADRITGSMQRAIDETDRRRTIQREHNEKNGITPHGVLKSIDDVRLITRVADARAPHEEATPTTKRLGAESAPRSREDLQTLVGELEVAMREAAIALDFEAAARLRDQLFEVRTALGEKPEQARGNTAAPKRPPGSAPMRRAGGKRGR, from the coding sequence AGACGCTGCTCGGCGTCACCGGGTCTGGCAAGACGATGACGATGGCAAACGTCATCGCGCAATGGGGGAGGCCGACGCTCGTCCTGTCGCATAACAAGACGCTGGCGGCGCAGCTGTACGGAGAGCTCAAGTCGTTCTTCCCCACGAACGCAGTCGAGTACTTCATCTCGTACTACGACTACTATCAGCCGGAGGCGTACGTCCCCTCGAGCGATACGTTCATCGAGAAGGATGCGAGCATCAACGAGGATATCGATCGACTCCGCCTGCGGGCCACATCCTCGTTGATGGAACGCGATGACGTCGTCATCGTGTCGACGGTGTCGGCCATCTACGGCCTCGGCGATCCGGTGTCGTATCGCGAGCGCATGGTGGCGCTGTCCCGTGGACAGCAGATCGCGCGCGACGACATTCTGCGGGCACTGGTCGGCATTCAGTATCTGCGAAACGATGTCGCGTTCGATCGCGGGACGTTTCGCGTGCGTGGCGACACGGTGGAGATCTATCCGGCGTACGAGGAGCAGGCAGTGCGCCTCGAGCTGTGGGGTGATGAGATCGAGCGCATCTCCAAGATCGACCCGCTCACCGGCGAAACGATTTCGACGCTCGAGCGGATGGCGATCTACCCGGCCAAACACTTCATCACGAACCGACCCACGATCGAGCGGGCGAGTATCGCCATTCGCGAGGAGCTCGCCGAGCGCTTGGCCGAGCTACGCACGCAGGGCAAGTTGCTGGAAGCGCAGCGGCTCGATCAGCGCACGAACTTCGATCTCGAAATGCTGGCGGAAATCGGTACCTGCGCCGGCATCGAGAACTACTCGAGGCACATCAGCGGGCGCGCGGCCGGCGAACGACCAGCCTGCCTGCTCGATTACTTCCCCGACGACTACCTCGTTGTGGTCGACGAGTCGCACGTGTCGCTGCCACAGATTCGCGGGATGTACAACGGCGATCGCGCGCGCAAGCTCACGTTGGTTGACTACGGATTTCGGCTACCCAGTGCGCTCGACAATCGACCGCTGGTCTTCGACGAGTTCATCCAGCTGGTACCGCGGCTCGTGAATGTCTCGGCGACGCCTGGGGAATTAGAGCTGCAACTCTCGGAAGGCGTGGTCGTCGAGCAAGTCATCCGCCCCACGGGCCTCCTGGACCCAGTCCTGGAAATTCGTCCGGTGAAGGGGCAGGTGGACGATCTGCTTCACGAGATTCGCATTCGCGAGCGCAAGGGCGAGCGGGTGCTGGTCACCACGCTCACGAAGCGGATGTCGGAAGATCTTACCGATTATCTGCAGCAGGTGGGTGTTCGGGTGCGATACATGCACTCCGATATCGACGCCATCGAGCGCATGGAAATCGTGCGTGGGTTGCGCCTCGGTGAATTCGATGTGTTGATTGGCATCAACCTGCTCCGCGAAGGGCTCGACATGCCCGAGGTATCGCTGGTGGCGATTCTTGACGCCGACCAGGAAGGCTTCCTGCGCAGCGATCGGTCGTTGATCCAGACGATCGGACGCGCGGCACGCCATTTGAACGGTATGGCGATCCTGTATGCCGACCGCATCACCGGGTCGATGCAGCGTGCCATCGACGAAACCGATCGCCGTCGGACGATTCAGCGTGAGCACAACGAGAAGAACGGGATCACCCCGCACGGCGTCCTGAAGAGCATCGATGATGTCCGGTTGATTACGCGGGTCGCCGATGCGCGCGCGCCGCACGAGGAGGCCACTCCGACCACCAAGCGATTGGGTGCCGAGAGCGCACCGCGGTCGCGTGAGGATTTGCAGACGCTCGTGGGGGAGCTGGAAGTCGCCATGCGCGAAGCGGCGATCGCCCTCGATTTCGAGGCAGCAGCTCGACTGCGCGACCAGCTCTTCGAAGTCCGCACCGCGCTCGGAGAGAAGCCGGAACAGGCGCGCGGCAACACGGCCGCTCCCAAGCGCCCCCCCGGTAGCGCACCGATGCGGCGCGCCGGAGGCAAGCGTGGCCGCTGA